Proteins encoded together in one Prochlorococcus marinus str. MIT 9211 window:
- a CDS encoding DUF1818 family protein, which produces MIEHEGPGWRLAWDPSKKNYPFLIGGENWAFEVSEREWKILVQIINELIDQHQSLKNQLMPEESISLELERTPCWACIEGNKNSWSLKLILEGDDSDGYQSRSVEMYWPIPIAQMITAGLRKMWDSG; this is translated from the coding sequence ATGATTGAGCATGAAGGCCCTGGCTGGAGATTGGCTTGGGATCCTTCAAAAAAAAATTATCCTTTTTTAATTGGTGGGGAAAATTGGGCTTTTGAGGTTTCTGAAAGGGAATGGAAAATTCTTGTTCAAATTATTAATGAGCTAATAGACCAGCATCAAAGCTTAAAAAATCAATTGATGCCAGAGGAATCTATTTCTCTTGAATTAGAACGAACTCCATGTTGGGCTTGCATTGAAGGAAATAAAAATAGCTGGAGTCTTAAATTAATTCTGGAAGGTGATGATTCAGATGGCTATCAAAGCCGTTCTGTGGAAATGTATTGGCCTATACCAATTGCTCAAATG
- a CDS encoding DNA-directed RNA polymerase subunit omega produces MIRSALDSKDLAKRGESLIRQSSNRYLTTVRIAFRAKQRRFDDFDGLLEESSVKPVQRAIIELSDEQDQPDLLPG; encoded by the coding sequence GTGATTAGATCCGCACTTGATTCCAAAGATCTTGCTAAGCGTGGTGAGAGTTTGATTCGCCAGTCAAGCAATAGGTATTTAACGACTGTTCGCATAGCATTTAGAGCAAAGCAACGCCGTTTCGATGATTTCGATGGACTTTTAGAAGAGTCTTCTGTAAAGCCAGTCCAAAGGGCAATTATCGAATTAAGTGATGAGCAAGATCAACCAGATCTTCTTCCAGGATGA